Proteins co-encoded in one Aquincola tertiaricarbonis genomic window:
- a CDS encoding GntR family transcriptional regulator — MSSSNSQSAIAERIVESILAQKLKPGERLGEQDLAELFDVSRTLVREALMQVQARGFVEVRSRKGWYVVEPSIEEARDAFSARRAVEAGILRQTEGRPLQHVLGRLRRHIEDEKAAIEGADPATRAFMLADFHVCLAECLGHRLLADMLRDLTARTTLVATLYQSSHEAMASCEDHERIVAALAEGQVDEAERLMLDHIGNVESSIGQHAAEEQSAQDRLRATLAPVAPPRPRSV; from the coding sequence CGCCATCGCCGAGCGCATCGTCGAATCGATCCTGGCGCAAAAGCTCAAGCCCGGCGAACGGCTGGGCGAGCAGGACCTGGCCGAGCTGTTCGACGTCAGCCGCACGCTGGTGCGCGAGGCGCTGATGCAGGTGCAGGCGCGTGGCTTCGTGGAGGTGCGCAGCCGAAAGGGCTGGTACGTGGTTGAGCCCTCGATCGAAGAGGCGCGCGACGCCTTCTCGGCCCGCCGTGCGGTGGAGGCGGGCATCCTGCGGCAGACCGAGGGCCGGCCGCTGCAGCATGTGCTGGGCCGGCTGCGCCGCCACATCGAGGACGAGAAGGCCGCCATCGAAGGCGCCGACCCGGCCACCCGGGCCTTCATGCTGGCCGACTTCCATGTGTGCCTGGCCGAGTGCCTGGGCCACCGGCTGCTGGCCGACATGCTGCGCGACCTGACGGCCCGCACCACGCTGGTGGCAACGCTCTACCAAAGCAGCCACGAGGCGATGGCCTCCTGCGAAGACCATGAGCGCATCGTCGCGGCGCTGGCCGAGGGCCAGGTGGACGAAGCCGAGCGCCTGATGCTGGACCACATCGGCAACGTCGAGTCGTCGATCGGCCAGCACGCGGCCGAAGAGCAAAGCGCCCAGGACCGCCTGCGCGCCACGCTGGCGCCGGTGGCGCCGCCGCGGCCAAGATCCGTCTAG
- a CDS encoding sensor histidine kinase, with protein sequence MKRLRSFALLLTVLLAVALVAAAALGAHAAGRRAALQRLDDAAQHRLDMIASTLEAEVARFDYLPSLLEMTPSVLDLLERPDDTALRDEVNRTLRGINATAGADMLYVVDRRGVALAGADWDQPGTPVGHDLSFRPYVRSALAEGKGRFYGVGVTSRRPGYYLSYGLTRHNKPLGLATVKVRLADAEAAWRRLPGQVMVVDQHGVVVLSTQDVWRFRPLQPLSEAARAEIDRSRPYGNATLVPIDWQPRPTEGAGPTEVVVLGGTQYAVSQRLMPRTGWRVYVLDELWPVVDQARTLALAAGMASLVALMALLIFWLRRRTLRQRMANQAALQVVLKAARDSLETKVEERTAELRAAQNELLHAGKMAALGQMSAGIVHELNQPLAALRTLSDNAVVLLERDKPEDLKWNLARIGQLVDRVGRLTQQLKGFAHKAPPLAVPVPVQRVLQGALLQVQPRLRSAGIDFEPHIDPPALTVMAEEPRLEQVLVNLLGNAIDAMAGSAERRLRFEAVIADGRGRITVADSGPGIAPDMLPRLFEPFATTKPAGAGLGLGLMISAHIARELGGSLAGLNRPEGGAAFVLLLPLRPSHTA encoded by the coding sequence GTGAAGCGCCTGCGTTCCTTTGCCCTGTTGTTGACGGTGCTGCTGGCCGTGGCCCTGGTGGCCGCCGCAGCGCTGGGCGCGCATGCGGCCGGCCGCCGTGCCGCGCTGCAGCGGCTGGACGATGCGGCCCAGCACCGGCTGGACATGATCGCCAGCACGCTGGAAGCCGAGGTGGCGCGCTTCGACTACCTGCCTTCGCTGTTGGAGATGACGCCCAGCGTGCTCGACCTGCTGGAGCGCCCCGACGACACCGCCCTGCGCGACGAGGTGAACCGCACCCTGCGCGGCATCAACGCCACCGCTGGCGCCGACATGCTGTACGTGGTCGACCGCCGTGGCGTGGCCCTGGCCGGCGCCGATTGGGACCAGCCCGGCACGCCGGTGGGGCACGACCTCTCGTTCCGGCCGTACGTGCGATCGGCGCTGGCCGAGGGCAAGGGCCGCTTCTATGGCGTGGGCGTCACCAGCCGGCGCCCGGGCTACTACCTCTCGTATGGGCTGACGCGCCACAACAAGCCGCTGGGCCTGGCCACCGTGAAGGTGCGGCTGGCCGATGCCGAGGCCGCCTGGCGGCGCCTGCCCGGCCAGGTGATGGTGGTGGACCAGCACGGCGTGGTGGTGCTCAGCACCCAGGACGTGTGGCGCTTCCGGCCGCTGCAGCCGCTGTCCGAGGCCGCGCGGGCCGAGATCGACCGCAGCCGCCCTTATGGCAACGCCACGTTGGTGCCCATCGACTGGCAGCCGCGCCCGACCGAAGGCGCCGGCCCCACCGAGGTGGTGGTGCTGGGCGGCACGCAGTACGCCGTCTCGCAGCGGCTGATGCCGCGCACCGGCTGGCGCGTCTACGTGCTGGACGAGCTGTGGCCGGTGGTGGACCAGGCGCGCACGCTGGCGCTGGCCGCCGGCATGGCCAGCCTGGTGGCGCTGATGGCGCTGCTGATCTTCTGGCTGCGCCGCCGCACGCTGCGCCAGCGCATGGCCAACCAGGCGGCGCTGCAGGTGGTGCTCAAGGCCGCGCGCGACAGCCTGGAAACCAAGGTGGAAGAACGCACCGCCGAGCTGCGCGCCGCGCAGAACGAGCTGCTGCATGCCGGCAAGATGGCCGCGCTGGGCCAGATGTCGGCCGGCATCGTGCATGAGCTGAACCAGCCGCTGGCCGCGCTGCGCACGCTGTCCGACAACGCGGTGGTGCTGCTGGAACGCGACAAGCCCGAGGACCTGAAGTGGAACCTGGCCCGCATCGGCCAGCTGGTGGACCGGGTGGGCCGGCTGACGCAGCAGCTCAAGGGCTTTGCGCACAAGGCGCCGCCGCTGGCCGTGCCAGTGCCGGTGCAGCGGGTGCTGCAGGGCGCGCTGCTGCAGGTGCAGCCGCGGCTGCGTTCGGCAGGCATCGACTTCGAGCCCCACATCGACCCGCCTGCGCTGACGGTGATGGCCGAGGAGCCGCGGCTGGAGCAGGTGCTGGTGAACCTGCTGGGCAATGCCATCGACGCGATGGCCGGATCGGCCGAACGCCGGCTGCGCTTCGAGGCGGTGATCGCCGACGGCCGCGGCCGCATCACCGTGGCCGACAGCGGCCCGGGCATCGCGCCCGACATGCTGCCGCGGCTGTTCGAACCCTTCGCCACCACCAAGCCGGCCGGTGCCGGCCTGGGCCTGGGGCTGATGATCTCGGCCCACATCGCGCGTGAGCTGGGCGGCAGCCTGGCTGGCCTCAACCGGCCCGAAGGCGGCGCGGCTTTCGTGCTGCTGCTGCCGCTGCGGCCCAGCCACACGGCATGA
- a CDS encoding sigma-54-dependent transcriptional regulator, with the protein MTDTAIRVIFVEDDEDVRIGCRQALELAGFEVEAFASVEAARPRVQAGQPLLVLCDVRLPGISGLDWQRELQALDAELPVILITGHGDIAMAVQAMQEGTYDFIGKPFASDHLVSVVRRAADKRRLALQVRALREQLEQRQGIEATLLGRSPAMERLRQRVLALAATSADVVIYGETGTGKELVARCLHEHGPRRKANFVALNCGGLPENLAETELFGHEAGAFTGAQRARVGKFEHAHGGTLFLDEIESMPMSVQVKLLRALQERSIERIGSNKPIAVDCRVVAASKEDLKLMAEQQRFRADLYYRIGVAFIELPPLRERREDIPLLFEHFSLAAQQRFQRAAPPLTPAQAATLMSHAWPGNVRELRNVAERHVLGLAGDDLPAAEGAPPPAAGATLAMQLEHVERTLIADALRRQHGDVVATAQALGIGKQTLYDKLKRLGLRAEEFR; encoded by the coding sequence ATGACCGACACCGCCATCCGCGTGATCTTCGTCGAGGACGACGAAGACGTGCGCATCGGCTGCCGCCAGGCGCTGGAGCTGGCCGGCTTCGAGGTCGAGGCCTTCGCCAGCGTGGAGGCGGCGCGCCCGCGCGTGCAGGCCGGCCAGCCGCTGCTGGTGCTGTGCGACGTGCGGCTGCCCGGCATCAGTGGCCTGGACTGGCAGCGCGAGCTGCAGGCGCTGGACGCCGAGCTGCCGGTGATCCTGATCACCGGCCATGGCGACATCGCGATGGCGGTGCAGGCCATGCAGGAGGGCACCTACGACTTCATCGGCAAGCCCTTCGCGTCCGATCACCTGGTGTCGGTGGTGCGGCGCGCGGCCGACAAGCGCCGGCTGGCGCTGCAGGTGAGGGCGCTGCGCGAGCAGCTGGAGCAGCGCCAGGGCATCGAGGCCACGCTGCTGGGCCGCTCACCGGCGATGGAGCGTCTGCGCCAGCGGGTGCTGGCGCTGGCCGCCACCTCGGCCGACGTGGTGATCTACGGCGAGACCGGCACCGGCAAGGAGCTGGTGGCGCGCTGCCTGCACGAGCATGGCCCGCGCCGCAAGGCGAACTTCGTCGCGCTCAACTGCGGCGGCCTGCCCGAGAACCTGGCCGAGACCGAGCTGTTCGGCCATGAGGCCGGCGCCTTCACCGGTGCGCAGCGGGCGCGGGTGGGCAAGTTCGAGCATGCGCACGGCGGCACGCTGTTCCTCGACGAGATCGAGAGCATGCCGATGTCGGTGCAGGTTAAGCTGCTGCGCGCACTGCAGGAACGCAGCATCGAGCGCATCGGCTCCAACAAGCCCATCGCGGTGGATTGCCGCGTGGTGGCCGCCAGCAAGGAAGACCTGAAGCTGATGGCCGAGCAGCAGCGCTTCCGCGCCGACCTGTACTACCGCATCGGCGTGGCCTTCATCGAGCTGCCGCCGCTGCGTGAGCGGCGCGAGGACATTCCGCTGCTGTTCGAGCACTTCTCGCTGGCGGCGCAGCAGCGCTTCCAGCGCGCCGCGCCGCCGCTGACGCCCGCGCAGGCCGCCACGCTGATGTCGCATGCCTGGCCCGGCAACGTGCGCGAGCTGCGCAACGTGGCCGAGCGCCATGTGCTGGGCCTGGCCGGCGACGACCTGCCGGCCGCCGAAGGCGCGCCGCCGCCTGCCGCCGGTGCCACGCTGGCGATGCAACTGGAGCATGTGGAGCGCACGCTGATCGCCGATGCGCTGCGCCGCCAGCACGGCGACGTGGTGGCCACCGCGCAGGCGCTGGGCATCGGCAAGCAGACGCTGTACGACAAGCTCAAGCGGCTGGGGCTGCGGGCAGAAGAGTTCCGCTAG
- a CDS encoding dicarboxylate/amino acid:cation symporter gives MDPQATKKPLYRSLYFQVIVAIVIGVLLGHFWPETGAAMKPLGDGFIKLIKMIIAPIIFCTVVVGIAGMEDMKKVGKTGGLALLYFEIVSSLALVVGLVIVNLVKPGAGMNVDVSALDTKGIAAYTGPGKMQGTVDFLLNVIPTTFVDAFAKGEILQVLLIAVMFGFALHKFGGRGTLVFDFIEKFSHVLFGIVGMIMKVAPIGAFGAMAFTIGKYGIGSLVSLGQLMATFYATCLIFIFVVLGAIARFHGFSVWKLIKYIKEELLIVLGTSSSESVLPRMMAKLENLGARKSVVGLVIPTGYSFNLDGTSIYLTMAAVFIAQATNTDMTLTQQITLLAVLLLTSKGAAGVTGSGFIVLAATLSAVGHVPVAGLALILGIDRFMSEARALTNLIGNGVATLVVAKWTGDLDMQRMQAHLNGETPQEADAPEAVLDQTEAHMPAR, from the coding sequence ATGGACCCCCAGGCCACCAAGAAGCCGCTCTACCGCTCGCTGTACTTCCAGGTCATCGTCGCCATCGTCATCGGCGTGCTGCTCGGCCACTTCTGGCCCGAGACCGGCGCGGCCATGAAGCCGCTGGGTGACGGCTTCATCAAGCTCATCAAGATGATCATCGCGCCGATCATCTTCTGCACGGTGGTGGTGGGCATCGCCGGCATGGAGGACATGAAGAAGGTCGGCAAGACCGGCGGCCTGGCGCTGCTGTACTTCGAGATCGTCAGCTCCCTCGCGCTGGTGGTCGGCCTGGTCATCGTCAACCTGGTCAAGCCCGGCGCGGGCATGAACGTGGACGTCAGCGCGCTCGACACCAAGGGCATCGCTGCCTACACCGGACCCGGCAAGATGCAGGGCACGGTCGACTTCCTGCTCAACGTCATCCCCACCACCTTCGTCGATGCGTTCGCCAAGGGCGAGATCCTGCAGGTGCTGCTGATCGCGGTGATGTTCGGCTTCGCGCTGCACAAGTTCGGCGGACGCGGCACCCTGGTGTTCGACTTCATCGAGAAGTTCTCGCACGTGCTGTTCGGCATCGTCGGCATGATCATGAAGGTGGCGCCCATCGGTGCCTTCGGCGCCATGGCCTTCACCATCGGCAAGTACGGCATCGGCTCGCTGGTGTCGCTGGGCCAGCTGATGGCCACCTTCTACGCCACCTGCCTGATCTTCATCTTCGTGGTGCTGGGTGCCATCGCGCGCTTCCACGGCTTCTCGGTGTGGAAGCTGATCAAGTACATCAAGGAAGAGCTGCTGATCGTGCTGGGCACCTCGTCCAGCGAATCGGTGCTGCCGCGCATGATGGCCAAGCTGGAGAACCTGGGCGCGCGCAAGTCGGTGGTCGGCCTGGTCATTCCCACCGGCTACTCGTTCAACCTGGACGGCACCTCCATCTACCTGACGATGGCGGCGGTGTTCATCGCCCAGGCCACCAACACCGACATGACGCTGACCCAGCAGATCACGCTGCTGGCGGTGCTGCTGCTCACCAGCAAGGGCGCGGCCGGTGTCACCGGCTCGGGCTTCATCGTGCTGGCGGCCACGCTGTCGGCCGTGGGCCATGTGCCGGTGGCCGGCCTGGCGCTGATCCTGGGCATCGACCGCTTCATGAGCGAGGCGCGTGCACTGACCAACCTGATCGGCAACGGCGTGGCCACGCTGGTGGTGGCCAAGTGGACCGGCGACCTGGACATGCAGCGCATGCAGGCGCACCTGAACGGCGAAACGCCGCAGGAAGCCGACGCCCCCGAGGCGGTGCTGGACCAGACCGAAGCGCACATGCCGGCGCGCTGA